ATTACATGCTATAAGTAATATGCTATTATATTACATGTCTTgataattatttgatgtttggCCTACATCAAGTTGCTTGAATTAAATGCTTCAGTACACTTCCTGCTGCATTTTTATGCTccatatatgatttattttatttttacttggtgCCATGCCATCACGTTGACTTTTATTGGATCAAGTGTTCTACTTCTGTAAAATAACATTCTTCTTCTTGTGGGTGTGGATAGGATTTTCTGTATGCACATGATCAGAGGGTCTTTCTTGGACTCTTGTTTTAGAAGCAGAAGTTCATATAACAATGAAAGAATCTTGGGAACCTTTAGTGATGCAAGAAGTAAATACTATTAAACTTGGTTTGTTGAGATATGTTGTAAATTATTTAAGGGTCAATTAAGAGGTAACTATATTTTTGTCATAATTATTTTCACTGTGATTTGGTTAACTgcttttatttgaacaaatctGACACATCATAACTTGGCTATTGTAATATTGTTTCATTCGGGAGGATGTCTTCCTGTTTCTCTTCTGCTTGACTTAGTCATGTCTATACCGCTTATTCAAGTTTCTTTCTAAAAACATCACCTTTATCAActgatttataaaaatatcaccTTTTAGGAAGTCGGCAACTTGGTTTTGCTTAGCTTATGTGTGCATTTTTCCTGCTACTCTCAGCAATTGCAAACTTAAAATGTAGATCCTTAATTTTTCAGAGTGCAATTGCAAACTTGTAGAGTTTCTtggttttattataaatatatcatttttttggaAGTTGGCAACTTGGTTTTGCTTAGCTTATGTGTGCATTTTTCCTGCTACTCTCAGCAATTGCACACTTAAAATGTAGATCCTTAATTTTTCTGAGTGCAATGACAGCTtcatttgattatttgttgttcAACTTACATTAGCTActgatttataaaattatagtgTTTAAATTACAGTATTTGTATAACATTGGTCCTTTATCTAGATAATGCTTCAATAAAATCCAGTCTCTTTAAATTGATAAGTGCATTAGGGCGCATCTCTCCTTGTCATGGCAAATGCCGGCTTGTTCTAGCCACAAAGGCTCAAATGGATTTTCAAAATATAGATTGGCATGGCCTACTCATTATAGTGAAATGTCAACTGGAGTGTCCCCACTCCCCATGAACCTAGCTCAATTGGTTTAAACATTTGCTCGCATGTTTTCACATAAAGTGTTAATTGAAGCACAAGTTTCAGGTCCATAAGCCTGTTATTATTACAAGATAACTTGGGTCTTGTGGTGGGGTGGTTGCATGGTGTGAACATTCATTTCAATTCTCATGTTCAATGTTCATTTCTACCTCTGATATCGTACTTGTCTAATTGACTAATGTTCCTTTGGAGCAGGCTAGTTGCAAAGACTACTCAATTAGAGGGTGAGAAAATGCAGAAAGAGGCTGAAGTTCAGAAACTTATGGAAGAGAATGTTAGGTTGAGTGCACTGCTTGACAAGAAAGAGGCTCAACTTCTTGCATTGAATGAACAATGCAAGGTAATGGCCTTGAACGCTTCAAACATGTAAATGCCAAAGTTTTATGCTGACCACTGGAGGCACTAAAAAGAAGGTTTATCCATAAACATCGTTAATGCcttaagttttattttctgGTGCCATTTGTTGTTAAAATTGAACGCAGAAAATACTTGTGCTTGGAATGTAAACTTGGAGTGCTCTTTCatggggaagaaaaaaaatgaggatgGGGTGTCTCTTTGCTGTAAATGTTGGAGACCAAATCACGAACCTCACATCACAGATATCACTGAGTAATATTATAGTAACCAGTTAATTACCATCAATCAATAGGTGAGTCATCCAatcaacttataattttttcgataaatatatttgaaatttcaacttAAGTAGAAGTATTTGTGTTTATTTCACaagtttatagtatttttttttaaaacgttaTTTGATTAGTGTTTAGCTTATGATTTATTACTGCattcattattttgtttttgtgctcaatatattaataaaaaattggttAAATTAATCGTTTTGATCccatttgtttaaacttttttttagcaaagaaacactttttccaaaaaaaaaacaatacatatttttttttgttaagaagTGTTTGGACGGAGAGCATTTGGACAGAGGGATTAAaacaagtttttattttcaaatgacaTGAACTAGAAAGATCATTTTTTaatgaacaaaaacaaatgCAGAGTTAAAAGCACACTTTATAAAAGATATAACTACATGTAGTTGTTCCACGAGACTTCTTAATGACATCATAAGTCACTTGGTTGCTAACGTGATTATTGCATCGTTAATGTTTTTACTTatagtaataattaaaagaaaaatctatttaaaaattaaaagtaaaaatttgcaaaagaaaaaagtttagagACCATAAAGTATTAAACTCTATACtatgtattaatatttttattgaaaatgaaaataatgttatttataaatagatttatctggctttcataaaaaaatagatctaTCTATTAAGCTTAATAGGTTTTTTTAAAAGCTCACAAtctaaactaataattaaaacaaactctttaaaaaatatgaatttgatcTTTTTACTAAATAGACTAAGTTTTAAATGTGTTATGTTGTATATCCAGTCTTCTTGAGatcaaaatcagattttgaccaccACGACATTTCAATtgtaaaacttatataattataacttaGTTCAAGATCAAGGGATCATCGTTCATCAAACGACCACATGCACCTTATCAACATCTTATTTTCGTGTTCATTTCTTTCACATGTGCATAATCGAGTGTCACGTTAGATAACTGTCAATTTCGTCAAGCCgaataatatttaagaattaaggAATTAACATTCAAGACACACATGAGAATCCCAATTGTCACTTCCTCTATTTGGTTTTGAATGGTCAAGGAGTGATTACATATAGACACCATCCTTTTGTCATCATACCTCGCTCAcatttagtcaaattttgttGACCAAAAATCACTTACACAATTGTCACACTTATTTCACAATTATCAAGTGAACATCTAACTAATAGTTTAACATATTTTCACTAttaataaaatgtaaatttgtgaataaaaatttgttaatattttaagaaaaaaaattctttatttttgactttcttttctcttgactttaagtatttttggatttggattttttttataaagttaaaatatttggATTTTGACGCAGGGAATACGATTACAGAGAAAACCGAACAACTTCCGAGGAACCAAACCAACAAAAGCCAACGCAAAGGCAATTATCTCGTTGTATGAATTGGGTTGGGTACTATATTACTACTCTAGTGCCTGCAATTTCTctctaaaaccctaaacctcaTTCTCCTGATTTCTGTTACATTGAGTTTaggaaacaaaaaacaacacaGTCAATTGGCAAATGTCTAACTCTAACCCGTTACCCCTCAAGAGACAAGGAGAACAATCGTCCGATGATGGCGCCTCTGCCATTAAACCTTCTCGCCTCAAAATCGCAATACCCTCTGAGGATTCCGACAAGAAGGTAACCCCTTTTTAGGCTTCCATCACCAATTTTTTCAACCCTAATTTTTCCTCCTTgttcctttgcttttttttatcattttttccttCCTGGGTTTCTATTTCCCACGTTTTTGCTTCTTGGGTACCGAGTTTTCCccctaaaaaattattatttttggttcAGAATGCGAACAGGAGGCTCAAAGATGTTGAAATCTGTGTCCCAATAGTGTATGGGACCATTGCATTCTATCTTGGAAGGAAGGCCAGTGAGTAAGTTGCGTCTTTGTTTGTGTCCCTTTTGCTTTGTTGGGTCACTGTATTTGGCTATAGTTTCTAATCCTTCGATGTTTCCAGGTCTCAGTCACATAAGTGGACAGTGTATGTACGTGGAGCGTCGAATGAAGATCTTGGGGTGGTGGTTAAAAGGGTCGTGTTTCAGTTGCATCCTAGTTTTAATAACCCCACTAGAGTTGTTGAATCACCCCCTTTTGAGTTATCAGAATGCGGTtggggtgaatttgaaatagCCATCACCCTCTATTTCCACTCTGATGTCTGTGAAAAACAGCTGGACTTGTGAGTGTCAGTTGCTTGTTTTGGAGTCTTCATATTTTGCTGATTGAATAAATCATCAATTTCGAACTTGAACTATTACTACTTTCTCCTCTAAGTAATCCCTACTTTCTCCTCTAAGTAATCCTTAAAgtaataaaactaatttttaagtaATCCTTAAAGTAATGAATATTCATCACTTGAGTCCCTCAGTTGATGTATTTTAGTAAGATTTAGGGACTAATttgaagtttttcttttcttttcaaaatgttaTATTTAGCTTGATTTCTAATACTTTTAGAACTACTTAAGTGGTTTGTTTTACTTTAGGGATTATTTAGGAGAGACTGAGAGAGCAATACCTCAAGCATGAAATTGATGGTTTACTCTTTGCTGGTTACTTGGATTTGGGACTTGTGagattgcatttttttaataacttatgtTAATGGTTTCTGTGGTTATAGGTATCACCATTTGAAATTATATCCAGAAGATGAATCTGGCCCCCAGTCTACGAAGAAACCCGTGGTTGTTGAATCTTATAACGAGATTGTTTTCCCTGAACCCTCGGAGGTTTTTCTTGCACGTGTACAGAATCATCCTGCTGTTAATGTGCCTAGGCTTCCTGCTGGTTTGAATTTACCAAGTCCTGGTACTTTCCTTTCAATGTTATTCCTATTCCTACTAGTAGTAGTATTTAAGTTTCTTACCCTTCAGATTTTTTCTTTAAGCTTTCCCTTGTTTTGGTTTCTGCAGTACCAAGCGATACTGTGAATGATAAGGAGAGAGGTGACACCAAAGATCATCTTCTAACCCAATGGTTCTTGAACTTCTCTGAGGCTGATGAGCTCTTAAAACTTGCAGCAGCTCGCCAGCAGGTTATGGTTTCTTTATTCAATTATTCTATCATGCCTTGTCACTAGGGATTTATTAATGGCTTTTATTCTGCATTAGTTATTGTGCAGATGCTATGCTATGGCGCTTTCTTTTGTTCCTtaaagtaatattattttatgcagCTATGGGGATTACCATCTGAAAGTAAATATAATCAATTCACTGATCCATTCCTGATGTGCAACTAATGAAGATAATCTTCTCACAAAtgagatagtttttttttttgtttgcattCTTCTTGTATTTAGTCTAGGAGGCTTTTATTGGATGGTGAAACCTAATGGATTAGTTCATGGTTTTCTCACcaaatgttttatttgtttGGCACTGTTTTGGATGCATATGTAGTGAACACGAAGTTAACTACTCCAGTTACACATGTGGGCCTCTCTTTCTTACTGGTTGaaagcatttttaaaattttttttactaatgtttTGCTATTAAATTGTTTA
The nucleotide sequence above comes from Glycine soja cultivar W05 chromosome 11, ASM419377v2, whole genome shotgun sequence. Encoded proteins:
- the LOC114374292 gene encoding transcription initiation factor TFIID subunit 14b-like, with translation MSNSNPLPLKRQGEQSSDDGASAIKPSRLKIAIPSEDSDKKNANRRLKDVEICVPIVYGTIAFYLGRKASESQSHKWTVYVRGASNEDLGVVVKRVVFQLHPSFNNPTRVVESPPFELSECGWGEFEIAITLYFHSDVCEKQLDLYHHLKLYPEDESGPQSTKKPVVVESYNEIVFPEPSEVFLARVQNHPAVNVPRLPAGLNLPSPVPSDTVNDKERGDTKDHLLTQWFLNFSEADELLKLAAARQQVQAHIVKLRRQLSLVEGLPQLSKPPSGYECT